One segment of Panicum virgatum strain AP13 chromosome 3K, P.virgatum_v5, whole genome shotgun sequence DNA contains the following:
- the LOC120700662 gene encoding uncharacterized protein LOC120700662, which yields MATGGVLPQLGSGPAKRGGGLVKGRGAGTTTGGGDNTCPPAPPPDGLDASHLPLPSPSGYRAHRRLRPTRPAACSTTAGPADPPPPTLLRRRCVLGVSHAAAWRLAALGGREEVACQRRRGRWLASDASAAPMPAPVGEVAELVEVPLAQTGGEGIAECELLR from the exons atggcaacgg GGGGGGTTCTTCCCCAGCTCGGCAGTGGCCCGGCAaaacgcggcggcggcttggtgaagggccgcggcgccggcacgacgacgggcggcggcgacaacACTTGTCCACCGGCGCCTCCCCCAGATGGCCTGGACGCATCTCACCTCCCGCTGCCATCTCCGTCGGGCTACCGCGCCCACCGTCGGCTGAGgcccacgcgccccgccgcctgcTCCACCACCGCAGGTCCGGCGGATCCTCCACCCCCGACTCTACTCCGTCGCCGCTGCGTCCTTGGGGTCTCACACGCGGCTGCTTGGCGAC TGGCAGCGCTTGGGGGCCGCGAGGAGGTGGCTTGCCAGCGGCGCCGCGGGAGGTGGCTCGCCAGCGATGCCTCTGCTGCGCCTATGCCGGCGCCAGTGGGGGAGGTGGCTGAGCTGGTGGAGGTGCCGCTGGCGCAGACTGGTGGGGAAGGCATCGCCGAGTGCGAGCTGCTGCGCTGA
- the LOC120697960 gene encoding farnesyl pyrophosphate synthase yields MAAGGNGAAGGGADTKAAFAQIYNTLKEELLADPAFEFTAESHQWIDRMIDYNVLGGKCNRGLSVVDSYKLLKGADVLGEEEMFLACTLGWCIEWLQAFFLVLDDIMDESHTRRGQPCWFRVPQVGFIAVNDGIILRNHISRILRRHFKGKPYYADLLDLFNEVEFKTASGQLLDLITTHEGEKDLTKYNITVHRRIVQYKTAYYSFYLPVACALLLSGENLDNYGAVENILVEMGTYFQVQDDYLDCYGEPEFIGKIGTDIEDYKCSWLVVQALERADESQKHILFENYGKKDPACVAKVKNLYKELNLEAVFQDYENESYKKLIADIEAQPSIAVQNVLKSFLHKIYKRQK; encoded by the exons atggcggcgggcgggaacggcgcggccggcggcggcgccgacaccAAGGCGGCGTTCGCGCAGATCTACAACACGCTCAAGGAGGAGCtgctcgccgaccccgcctTCGAGTTCACCGCCGAGTCGCACCAGTGGATCGACCGC ATGATTGACTACAATGTACTTGGAG GAAAGTGCAACCGTGGGCTCTCTGTGGTTGACAGCTACAAGCTGTTGAAGGGTGCTGATGTTCTGGGCGAGGAGGAGATGTTTCTTGCTTGCACTCTTGGCTGGTGCATCGAATGG CTTCAAGCTTTCTTTCTGGTGCTTGATGACATCATGGATGAGTCCCACACTCGCCGAGGCCAGCCATGTTGGTTCAGGGTGCCTCAG GTTGGCTTCATTGCAGTGAATGATGGGATTATCCTTCGCAACCATATTTCAAGGATCCTTCGGCGCCACTTTAAGGGCAAACCTTACTATGCTGATCTCCTCGATTTGTTCAATGAG GTTGAGTTCAAGACAGCTTCAGGTCAGTTGCTTGACCTTATCACAACTCACGAGGGAGAAAAAGATTTAACAAAGTACAACATAACAGT TCACCGGCGTATTGTTCAATACAAGACAGCCTACTATTCATTTTATCTGCCG GTTGCATGTGCACTGCTGCTCTCTGGTGAGAATTTGGACAACTATGGTGCTGTAGAGAACATTCTTGTTGAAATGGGAACGTACTTTCAAGTCCAG GATGACTATCTAGATTGCTATGGTGAACCCGAATTCATTGGCAAG ATTGGAACTGACATTGAAGATTACAAATGCTCCTGGCTAGTTGTGCAAGCTCTCGAGCGTGCTGATGAGAGTCAAAAGCACATTCTATTT GAAAATTATGGCAAGAAAGATCCAGCCTGTGTGGCAAAAGTGAAGAATCTCTACAAAGAACTCAACCTAGAG GCTGTATTCCAGGACTACGAGAACGAGAGCTACAAGAAGCTGATTGCTGATATTGAAGCCCAGCCGAGCATAGCTGTTCAGAACGTACTGAAGTCCTTCTTGCACAAGATCTACAAGAGGCAGAAGTAG